A single region of the Syntrophorhabdaceae bacterium genome encodes:
- a CDS encoding cation:proton antiporter, with product MREYPIFIFAALLTLAYGFFSRLTERSPVSAAMVFVSVGILASPLGFDFMELGMKSTPVRVFAEVTLVLVLFTDASLIEVKSLVSSKSLPFRLLFVGLPLTMVLGVLLAVPLFKDLGLWSVALMAFILSPTDAALGQPVVKSPFVPKNIREAINVESGLNDGIALPPILACIAALSVETPEHTGALYWTEFVLMQFIFGPVLGGLVGWVGGTLVDKASKAGWMDTTFQRLAGYSLAILAFALAEQFHGNGFIAAFFGGLMLGGHTQEVCERMEEFGEAEGQQLALLIFLIFGLAAVPQAIKYWDGRAWLYAFLSLTIIRMVPVAVALTGTKLKRFPVLFIGWFGPRGIASVLYLLVVVNELGVKGYERILSVVILTIMLSIFLHGITAAPLARLYTRFTGDRTAA from the coding sequence ATGCGGGAGTATCCGATCTTTATTTTCGCGGCTCTCCTCACTCTCGCATACGGGTTTTTTTCCCGCTTGACGGAACGCTCCCCTGTATCGGCGGCGATGGTGTTCGTTTCCGTCGGAATACTTGCGAGTCCCCTGGGCTTCGATTTCATGGAACTGGGAATGAAATCGACCCCGGTGCGCGTGTTTGCCGAAGTGACCCTTGTGCTCGTCCTTTTCACCGATGCGTCACTCATAGAAGTAAAAAGCCTCGTTTCCTCAAAGAGCCTGCCCTTCCGGTTACTTTTTGTCGGGCTCCCCCTCACGATGGTTCTCGGTGTGCTGTTGGCTGTGCCCCTATTCAAAGACCTGGGTTTGTGGTCAGTGGCCCTTATGGCGTTTATCCTTTCTCCCACGGACGCGGCTTTGGGCCAGCCGGTGGTGAAAAGCCCGTTTGTCCCGAAGAACATAAGGGAAGCAATCAACGTGGAGAGCGGATTGAATGACGGCATAGCCCTGCCCCCTATCCTGGCCTGCATCGCAGCCCTGTCCGTTGAGACGCCTGAGCATACGGGTGCACTGTACTGGACGGAATTCGTCCTGATGCAGTTCATCTTCGGCCCCGTTTTAGGCGGCCTTGTGGGTTGGGTCGGCGGCACGCTGGTGGATAAGGCATCAAAGGCCGGATGGATGGATACGACGTTCCAGCGGTTGGCCGGGTATTCCCTCGCGATCCTCGCCTTTGCCCTGGCCGAGCAATTTCACGGAAACGGCTTTATCGCCGCATTTTTCGGAGGGCTTATGCTGGGAGGGCATACGCAGGAGGTATGTGAGCGGATGGAGGAGTTTGGAGAAGCAGAAGGCCAGCAGCTTGCCCTTCTTATTTTTCTCATCTTCGGCTTGGCCGCAGTCCCCCAGGCAATAAAGTACTGGGATGGCAGGGCGTGGCTCTATGCCTTTTTGAGCCTCACCATTATCCGCATGGTTCCGGTAGCGGTGGCCCTCACGGGGACAAAGCTGAAGCGATTCCCTGTCCTCTTTATCGGCTGGTTCGGCCCGAGAGGCATTGCCTCGGTCCTTTATCTTCTCGTAGTAGTCAATGAGCTGGGCGTGAAGGGTTACGAACGTATTCTGTCGGTCGTTATCCTCACTATTATGTTGAGCATTTTTCTTCACGGGATAACCGCGGCACCGCTCGCCCGCCTTTACACCAGGTTCACCGGGGACCGGACAGCCGCGTAG
- a CDS encoding response regulator, with amino-acid sequence MIKEQSIVYVIDDDPSVRRGFERLLRSAGLTVETYSSVDDFFKGSRNDENACILMDVRLSGATGFDLQQGLAERGKQIPVIVVSASDDALLRERARELGAVSFFRKPIDDQALLDAIWWAISGAKEGSLKR; translated from the coding sequence ATGATAAAAGAGCAAAGTATTGTTTATGTGATTGACGACGACCCATCGGTCCGAAGAGGATTTGAGAGGCTCCTTAGGTCCGCCGGTCTCACTGTGGAAACTTATTCTTCGGTCGATGACTTTTTCAAGGGGTCGAGAAATGACGAAAACGCGTGCATTCTCATGGACGTCAGGTTGTCCGGCGCGACCGGATTCGACCTCCAGCAGGGATTGGCGGAGCGTGGGAAACAGATACCTGTGATTGTGGTTTCTGCGAGCGATGATGCGCTCCTTCGCGAGCGTGCGCGGGAACTGGGCGCAGTAAGTTTCTTCCGAAAGCCGATCGATGACCAGGCGCTCCTGGATGCCATCTGGTGGGCCATTTCAGGGGCCAAGGAGGGCAGCCTGAAACGATAA
- a CDS encoding PAS domain S-box protein, producing MEERLRFEQLLLELSIRFVDVSPGRVDSEIERALRRVLELFAVDRCGFMRVSPDDPSWQIIYSAVAEGITPPPIRTYFPVSWFPWTYKATVENREPTTFTTFEDLPQEAGTDKETYKRWGIRSGMNIPISLDGHLDYVMGIHAVRAERVWPAEYVPRLGLVGKIFVNALERARDRAELEQRVRFETLLADLSGGFVNFPCDLVDDEINSALKSICEHLDLDSAILWQRTAGNPSCCTITHLYRPLGGPPLPERLDVQDMFPWCPEQLTAGRAIAISAGKTPPEADRDREEWRRYGVKSSLTLPLSAGGEPFIGALSFNMMRDAHSWPDAFVKRLQLVTQIIGNALGRKRSERALRESEERLSLIAASAGVGLWVLQADTGRLATEKARELFGFAPEQDVDLERILALCRPDDRGKVRRIVRQSLEARKGYLNEYRVVNPDGTIRWMSSRGRGYLSPSGIPERLMGATMEVTEHKLAEMAAAEAQSTIAALVESTDDLIWSVDAERFGLLTFNSALRDYFLNSIGLELTSGMSPTDMVRGSFTPSVAERWRQFYLRALREGPYTEEYTVCARTKILLLSFNLLKRSGEVFGISVFGRDITERKQMVERIQFAAKEWQTTFDSIPDGVMILDREYRIVNMNAATIAFLKLPPERIRDQSCHVLVHGTDEPPATCPFRVAVKKGRREGVELWDEKRHAWLDVSVTPILDEEGEVTRVIHTVKDITERRRIETEVFGQRREMLRMDRLLRMGELTASLAHELNQPLTSILSNARAAVRFLEAGTLDTGELKDILRDIADDDSRAGAIIRSLRSMVKLDEGEPELVPINRILDETVSLLNSEAIMRNIRVETDFTDPLPSVKVDKVQIQQVLINLMTNALESMPQGSQDNRKIVVETRAIDGPAVEVAVRDFGVGIDARELQKIFDPFFTTKRHGLGIGLSLCRTIVEAHGGHIRAKNNPDGGATFCFDLPAGGKR from the coding sequence ATGGAAGAACGACTCAGGTTCGAGCAATTATTATTGGAACTCTCAATTCGATTCGTGGACGTGTCTCCGGGGCGGGTAGATTCGGAGATCGAGCGTGCACTGCGGCGCGTACTCGAACTATTTGCGGTCGACCGTTGCGGTTTCATGCGCGTTTCGCCGGATGATCCCTCGTGGCAAATCATCTATTCGGCCGTTGCGGAGGGAATAACCCCCCCGCCAATCCGCACCTATTTCCCTGTATCCTGGTTCCCGTGGACCTACAAAGCAACTGTGGAGAACCGAGAGCCCACAACGTTTACCACGTTCGAAGACCTTCCGCAGGAGGCGGGGACGGATAAGGAAACTTACAAGAGATGGGGCATTCGGTCAGGCATGAATATACCCATAAGCCTTGACGGGCACCTCGATTATGTCATGGGCATTCACGCGGTCCGGGCCGAAAGAGTATGGCCTGCCGAGTATGTGCCGCGGTTAGGCCTGGTGGGGAAGATATTCGTGAACGCACTCGAACGGGCCCGGGACAGGGCGGAGCTGGAGCAGCGTGTGCGGTTCGAGACGCTGCTGGCTGACCTTTCAGGAGGCTTTGTGAATTTTCCCTGCGATCTTGTAGACGATGAGATCAATAGCGCACTCAAGAGCATTTGTGAGCACCTTGACCTCGACTCTGCCATCCTCTGGCAACGGACGGCGGGTAACCCGAGTTGTTGCACCATAACCCACCTCTATCGTCCCCTGGGAGGTCCGCCTCTTCCCGAACGCCTTGACGTGCAGGACATGTTTCCCTGGTGTCCGGAACAACTGACGGCGGGCCGGGCGATTGCCATTTCCGCCGGGAAAACACCGCCCGAGGCCGACCGAGATCGTGAGGAGTGGCGCCGTTACGGGGTCAAGTCGAGTTTGACCCTTCCCTTGTCGGCAGGGGGAGAACCGTTTATCGGTGCACTCAGTTTCAACATGATGCGTGATGCGCATTCGTGGCCGGATGCGTTCGTGAAACGATTGCAGCTTGTGACCCAGATCATCGGTAACGCCCTGGGCCGGAAGCGGTCCGAACGAGCCTTGCGCGAGAGTGAAGAACGTCTGAGCCTGATCGCGGCATCTGCAGGGGTGGGGCTGTGGGTTTTGCAGGCCGATACCGGCCGCCTGGCCACCGAGAAAGCTCGGGAATTGTTCGGCTTTGCTCCAGAGCAGGACGTCGACCTGGAGAGGATTTTAGCCCTTTGCCGCCCCGATGACCGGGGTAAGGTTCGCCGGATCGTGCGACAATCTCTGGAGGCAAGGAAAGGCTACCTTAATGAATACCGCGTCGTCAATCCCGACGGCACCATACGTTGGATGTCCTCCCGCGGGCGCGGGTACTTAAGCCCTTCGGGGATACCGGAACGTCTGATGGGGGCGACCATGGAGGTCACGGAACACAAACTGGCCGAAATGGCCGCGGCGGAGGCCCAGTCTACGATCGCAGCGCTCGTGGAAAGCACCGATGATTTGATCTGGTCCGTAGACGCGGAGCGGTTTGGTCTTCTCACCTTCAATTCGGCCCTGAGGGACTATTTTCTCAATAGCATAGGCCTGGAGCTGACGTCGGGCATGAGTCCCACGGATATGGTGAGGGGGTCGTTCACCCCGTCCGTTGCCGAAAGATGGCGTCAATTTTACCTTCGTGCGCTCAGGGAGGGGCCTTATACGGAGGAATATACGGTCTGCGCACGCACAAAGATCCTCCTTCTCTCTTTCAACCTGTTGAAACGGTCCGGAGAGGTCTTCGGCATCTCGGTCTTCGGCAGGGACATCACCGAGCGCAAGCAGATGGTGGAACGGATCCAATTTGCGGCGAAAGAATGGCAGACTACCTTCGATTCCATTCCGGATGGGGTGATGATCCTTGACCGGGAATACAGAATTGTCAACATGAATGCCGCGACGATTGCCTTTTTGAAACTTCCTCCAGAGCGGATTCGGGACCAAAGTTGCCACGTCTTGGTGCACGGGACGGACGAGCCGCCCGCGACATGCCCCTTTCGGGTAGCGGTGAAAAAGGGACGGCGCGAGGGGGTAGAACTCTGGGACGAAAAAAGGCACGCGTGGCTCGACGTCTCGGTAACCCCGATCCTTGATGAAGAAGGGGAGGTAACACGCGTTATCCATACGGTGAAAGACATTACCGAGCGTAGGAGGATTGAGACCGAGGTGTTCGGCCAACGGCGAGAAATGTTGCGCATGGACCGGCTGCTTCGTATGGGCGAATTGACTGCTTCCCTGGCCCACGAACTGAACCAGCCCCTCACGTCAATCCTTAGTAATGCCAGGGCCGCTGTCCGGTTTCTGGAGGCAGGTACGCTCGACACTGGTGAATTGAAGGATATATTACGTGACATCGCGGATGATGATAGCAGGGCGGGTGCTATTATACGAAGCCTCAGATCAATGGTAAAGTTGGATGAAGGAGAACCGGAGTTGGTTCCGATCAATCGAATACTGGATGAAACCGTCTCTCTCCTCAACAGCGAGGCTATAATGAGGAACATAAGGGTGGAGACCGATTTCACCGATCCCTTACCCTCGGTCAAGGTGGACAAAGTGCAGATACAACAGGTGCTGATCAACCTGATGACGAACGCACTTGAGTCCATGCCGCAGGGTTCGCAGGACAACAGAAAAATAGTGGTAGAAACGCGGGCAATCGATGGCCCTGCGGTGGAGGTGGCCGTCCGCGACTTCGGCGTCGGCATTGACGCCCGGGAGCTCCAGAAGATATTTGATCCGTTCTTTACTACAAAGCGTCATGGATTGGGAATAGGACTTTCACTCTGTCGGACCATCGTTGAAGCCCATGGAGGTCACATCAGGGCGAAGAATAATCCGGATGGAGGCGCCACATTCTGTTTCGATCTTCCGGCAGGAGGAAAACGGTGA
- the ydiK gene encoding AI-2E family transporter YdiK, with translation MTPAATSRDITGTTLAVLWIGALILAVFWIVNPFLVPTVWAGMVVVATWPVLLQLEKLLWGRRGLAAVAMTAMLALIFLLPLLAAVSIVVGNLDRIGDWTKSVSTFVIPQPPSRLASLPVVGHRLSEVWREIAAAGTAGLSARVAPHAGKIVTWFFNQAGNLGKMSFEILLTLIISGILYCTGDSAARGVLRFARRLAGPRGEEAAVLAARSVRSVALGVVVTAIVQSTLGGIGLVVSGVPVPVLLTVIMSMLCLAQLGPALVLIPSTIWLFWSDHTAWGIFMCVWTVFVGTIDNFLRPVLIRKGADLPLLLIFAGVLGGIMALGIIGIFIGPVVLAVTYTLLVTWIKEGEGGAT, from the coding sequence ATGACACCAGCCGCAACATCCCGGGACATTACAGGCACCACCCTGGCGGTGCTCTGGATTGGAGCCCTTATCCTCGCGGTCTTTTGGATCGTGAACCCTTTCCTGGTGCCGACTGTGTGGGCCGGCATGGTGGTGGTAGCGACCTGGCCGGTCCTTCTACAGCTGGAGAAGCTCCTATGGGGCAGGCGCGGACTCGCTGCCGTCGCCATGACTGCGATGTTGGCGCTTATCTTCTTGCTGCCCTTATTGGCGGCCGTCAGTATTGTAGTGGGAAATTTGGATAGGATCGGGGATTGGACAAAGTCCGTAAGCACCTTCGTCATACCCCAGCCGCCCAGCCGACTGGCGAGCCTGCCGGTCGTGGGGCACAGGCTTTCGGAGGTATGGCGGGAGATTGCAGCGGCCGGGACCGCAGGGCTCTCCGCAAGGGTGGCGCCACATGCCGGAAAGATAGTGACCTGGTTCTTTAACCAGGCAGGAAATCTGGGAAAGATGTCTTTCGAGATCCTTCTGACCTTGATTATCTCAGGGATTCTCTATTGTACCGGAGATAGTGCCGCCAGGGGCGTGCTTCGTTTCGCGCGTAGGCTCGCGGGGCCCCGCGGTGAGGAGGCGGCGGTTCTTGCGGCCCGGTCGGTCAGGAGTGTGGCTCTCGGGGTGGTCGTGACCGCGATAGTCCAGTCCACCCTCGGCGGCATCGGTCTCGTGGTATCGGGTGTGCCGGTCCCGGTCTTGCTGACGGTAATCATGTCCATGCTCTGCCTCGCCCAGCTGGGGCCCGCCCTTGTGCTCATCCCCTCGACGATCTGGCTTTTTTGGAGTGACCACACGGCCTGGGGGATCTTCATGTGTGTCTGGACGGTGTTTGTGGGCACCATCGACAATTTCCTGCGTCCCGTGCTTATCAGGAAAGGCGCCGACCTGCCGCTCCTTCTTATCTTTGCCGGAGTCCTGGGAGGCATTATGGCACTCGGTATAATCGGCATATTCATCGGCCCCGTGGTCCTTGCAGTCACGTATACACTTCTCGTGACATGGATAAAGGAAGGAGAGGGGGGCGCCACATAA
- a CDS encoding (2Fe-2S)-binding protein: MITLKVNGRKYDVDVPPDTPLLWVIRENIGLTGTKYGCGMALCGACTVHINGEAVRSCVTPVEAIVGKDIVTIEGLSPEGSHPVQRAWVAEDVPQCGYCHSGQIMSAAALLKENPKPTDKDIDEAMSGNICRCGTYQRIRRAIHRAAGMMAEGGQ, encoded by the coding sequence ATGATTACACTCAAAGTAAACGGGAGAAAGTATGACGTGGATGTCCCGCCCGATACTCCGCTCCTGTGGGTGATCCGCGAAAATATCGGCCTGACCGGGACAAAATATGGGTGCGGCATGGCCCTGTGCGGGGCCTGCACGGTACATATAAACGGCGAAGCGGTGCGTTCCTGCGTCACCCCTGTCGAAGCCATCGTGGGCAAGGACATCGTGACCATCGAAGGACTTTCTCCGGAAGGCTCTCACCCGGTACAGCGGGCGTGGGTCGCGGAGGATGTACCTCAATGCGGGTACTGCCATTCCGGGCAAATCATGTCGGCCGCAGCCCTTCTCAAGGAGAATCCCAAGCCCACCGACAAGGATATCGATGAAGCCATGTCGGGAAATATTTGTCGTTGCGGCACCTATCAGCGTATCCGACGCGCGATCCATCGGGCGGCGGGAATGATGGCTGAGGGGGGACAATAA
- a CDS encoding DUF3313 domain-containing protein: MKRTVQITLAVVMGFALLVSAGYGAEPKYSGFLGDDYKYLQPGPEGGAKMRWLKPGVDFSKYKKLMIDSVVFYFADDSDYKGIDPQFMKEMADKFNQVFVDTMKDAYPIVAEPGPDVARLRFAITRIKQSRPVLSGVTSVVPVGLAVSLVKRGTVGSWTGSGATSAEVMVLDSMTNDVIALAADDRSAGFTERFSKWGSTEEAFKFWAERVKVFMDETRTIK; this comes from the coding sequence ATGAAAAGAACAGTACAGATTACATTGGCAGTGGTGATGGGGTTTGCTCTTTTAGTCTCCGCAGGTTACGGAGCTGAACCGAAATATTCCGGATTTCTCGGAGACGACTACAAGTATCTGCAGCCGGGACCTGAGGGCGGAGCGAAGATGCGGTGGCTGAAACCAGGCGTGGACTTTTCCAAGTATAAGAAACTGATGATCGACAGCGTCGTATTCTACTTTGCCGACGACTCGGACTATAAGGGCATAGACCCCCAGTTCATGAAGGAGATGGCGGACAAGTTCAACCAGGTCTTCGTCGACACCATGAAAGATGCCTACCCCATAGTCGCCGAACCGGGCCCCGATGTGGCGAGACTCCGTTTCGCGATCACCCGTATCAAACAGAGCAGGCCGGTGCTGAGCGGCGTCACGTCCGTTGTCCCTGTGGGATTGGCCGTGAGCCTCGTGAAAAGGGGAACGGTCGGCTCCTGGACGGGTTCGGGCGCCACCAGTGCGGAGGTTATGGTCCTCGACTCCATGACCAATGACGTGATCGCCCTTGCAGCAGACGACAGGAGCGCGGGATTCACCGAGAGGTTCAGCAAATGGGGCTCCACTGAAGAGGCCTTCAAATTCTGGGCGGAAAGGGTGAAAGTGTTTATGGATGAAACCCGTACCATAAAATGA
- a CDS encoding response regulator transcription factor has product MEEEKPVIFVIDDNPSVRTSLSRLLLSMGFFVETFASAGEFMERGEFDRGGCIVLDVRMPGLSGLDLQDVLAGADYSMPIVFITGHGDISTSVRAMKKGAVDFLTKPFDDEDLLEAVKSALEKNKKVRQKQAEMREIRDRMEQLTPRQQEILRYVITGMLNKQIAYKLNISEKTVKVHRGNVMEKLGVGSIADLVRLAGKAGIEPPTQSL; this is encoded by the coding sequence ATGGAGGAGGAAAAACCGGTAATCTTCGTGATTGATGACAATCCTTCCGTCCGCACGAGCCTTTCCAGGCTTCTGCTCTCCATGGGATTTTTCGTGGAAACCTTCGCTTCTGCCGGCGAGTTCATGGAAAGAGGCGAGTTCGACAGAGGGGGCTGCATTGTTCTCGATGTAAGGATGCCGGGCTTGAGCGGGTTGGATCTGCAGGATGTGCTCGCGGGGGCTGATTATTCCATGCCCATAGTGTTCATTACCGGGCACGGCGACATTTCCACCAGTGTCAGGGCAATGAAAAAGGGCGCAGTCGATTTCCTTACCAAGCCCTTTGATGATGAGGACCTCTTGGAAGCCGTAAAGAGTGCCCTTGAAAAAAATAAAAAGGTAAGGCAAAAACAAGCCGAGATGCGTGAAATCCGGGATCGGATGGAACAGCTTACCCCGAGACAACAGGAAATACTCCGTTACGTCATTACCGGCATGCTGAACAAGCAGATCGCCTACAAGTTGAACATTTCAGAAAAAACCGTCAAAGTTCACCGGGGCAATGTCATGGAGAAACTCGGCGTCGGCTCCATTGCGGATCTGGTCCGACTGGCCGGAAAAGCCGGTATCGAGCCGCCCACCCAATCCTTATAG